One Thioclava electrotropha DNA segment encodes these proteins:
- the adh gene encoding aldehyde dehydrogenase, which yields MANDMAPEFKGVSVSPFRDRYDNFIGGKFVPPKNGKYFDNITPITGGKVCEVAHSSAEDIEAALDAAHAAKDAWGKTSAAERSNVLLKIADRIEENLDLIAAAETWDNGKPIRETTAADIPLAVDHFRYFAGVLRSQEGTMSEIDNDTVAYHFHEPLGVVGQIIPWNFSVLMAAWKLAPALAAGNCIVLKPAEQTPAAILVVMEVIADLLPDGVLNIVNGYGAEVGAALASSSRIAKIAFTGSTATGRKIMQAATENLIPVTLELGGKSPNIFFSDVMAEDDAFLDKAVEGFVLFAFNQGEVCTCPSRALIQEDIYEKFMERCIARVEAIKQGDPRAMETMVGAQASQEQHDKIMSYLSIGREEGAEVLTGGDAARFNGDLANGFYIQPTILKGHNKMRVFQEEIFGPVVSVTTFKDEAEALEIANDTMYGLGAGVWTRDGSRAYRFGRGIEAGRVWVNNYHAYPAHAAFGGYKQSGIGRETHKMMLDHYQQTKNMLVSYNPNKLGFF from the coding sequence ATGGCCAACGATATGGCACCTGAATTCAAGGGCGTTTCGGTTTCGCCGTTCCGCGACCGTTATGACAACTTCATCGGCGGCAAATTCGTGCCCCCGAAAAACGGCAAGTATTTCGACAACATCACGCCGATCACCGGCGGCAAGGTCTGTGAAGTCGCGCATTCCTCCGCAGAGGATATCGAAGCCGCGCTCGATGCCGCCCATGCCGCGAAAGACGCGTGGGGCAAGACTTCCGCCGCCGAGCGCTCGAATGTCCTTCTCAAGATCGCCGACCGGATCGAGGAAAATCTCGACCTGATCGCCGCCGCCGAGACCTGGGACAACGGCAAGCCGATCCGCGAGACCACGGCTGCCGACATTCCGCTCGCCGTCGACCATTTCCGCTATTTCGCGGGCGTTCTGCGCAGCCAGGAAGGCACGATGTCGGAGATCGACAACGACACCGTCGCCTATCACTTCCACGAGCCGCTGGGCGTCGTGGGTCAGATCATCCCGTGGAACTTCTCGGTGCTGATGGCGGCATGGAAACTGGCGCCGGCTCTGGCGGCGGGCAACTGCATCGTGCTGAAACCGGCGGAGCAGACCCCGGCGGCGATCCTCGTGGTGATGGAAGTCATTGCCGACCTGCTGCCCGATGGCGTGCTGAATATCGTCAACGGCTACGGCGCGGAAGTCGGCGCGGCGCTCGCGAGCTCCTCGCGCATCGCTAAGATCGCGTTTACCGGCTCCACCGCAACCGGTCGCAAGATCATGCAGGCCGCGACCGAGAACCTGATCCCGGTCACCTTGGAACTGGGTGGCAAATCGCCCAACATCTTCTTCTCGGACGTGATGGCCGAGGATGACGCCTTCCTCGACAAGGCGGTCGAGGGCTTCGTGCTGTTTGCCTTCAATCAGGGCGAGGTCTGCACCTGCCCGAGCCGTGCGCTCATTCAGGAAGACATCTACGAGAAGTTCATGGAGCGCTGCATCGCCCGCGTCGAAGCCATCAAGCAGGGCGATCCCCGCGCGATGGAGACGATGGTCGGTGCGCAGGCCAGCCAGGAGCAGCATGACAAGATCATGTCCTATCTGAGCATCGGTCGCGAAGAAGGGGCCGAGGTGCTGACCGGCGGTGACGCCGCACGCTTCAACGGCGATCTGGCGAACGGCTTCTACATCCAGCCGACGATCCTGAAGGGCCACAACAAGATGCGGGTCTTCCAAGAGGAAATCTTCGGCCCGGTGGTGTCGGTCACGACCTTCAAGGACGAGGCCGAGGCGCTCGAGATCGCGAATGACACGATGTACGGCCTTGGCGCCGGTGTCTGGACCCGTGACGGCTCGCGTGCCTATCGCTTCGGGCGCGGCATCGAGGCCGGGCGCGTCTGGGTCAACAACTACCACGCCTATCCGGCCCATGCGGCCTTTGGCGGGTACAAGCAATCGGGCATCGGTCGCGAGACCCACAAGATGATGCTTGATCACTACCAGCAAACCAAGAACATGCTGGTCAGCTACAATCCGAACAAGCTCGGGTTCTTCTGA
- a CDS encoding GNAT family N-acetyltransferase yields MILRNADLSELETVLDWAAAEGWNPGLADAEAFYAADPQGFFVADVDGAPVAAISVVNHDAKNAFLGLYICKPEVRGQGIGFALWQHALRHSGERSVGLDGVAAQQDNYARSGFRRQGASLRLTGVLSPEDDTGIVLAEHADLKHLIALDAQASGVRRDAFLSRWLAPGPSRQTVRLSDGTGFATVRQCREGLKIGPIIAERSDDAMRLARAAANRFPTAPVSIDLPESNAPLRARLSECGFTPAFETARMYRGTAPKTTASLQAIATMELG; encoded by the coding sequence ATGATCCTGCGCAATGCCGATCTGTCAGAGCTGGAGACGGTTCTCGACTGGGCCGCCGCCGAGGGCTGGAATCCCGGCCTCGCGGATGCCGAGGCGTTCTACGCAGCCGATCCCCAAGGCTTCTTTGTCGCAGATGTGGATGGCGCGCCTGTTGCCGCGATTTCTGTGGTCAATCACGATGCGAAAAACGCGTTCCTGGGTCTCTATATCTGCAAACCCGAAGTCCGGGGGCAGGGCATCGGGTTCGCCCTGTGGCAACATGCGCTGCGCCATTCAGGAGAGCGCAGCGTCGGGCTCGATGGCGTGGCCGCGCAGCAGGACAATTACGCGCGCTCCGGGTTTCGACGTCAGGGCGCGAGTTTGCGGCTGACGGGGGTGCTGTCACCCGAAGACGACACGGGCATCGTGCTGGCCGAGCATGCTGACCTGAAGCACCTCATTGCGCTCGATGCGCAGGCATCTGGCGTGCGGCGGGACGCTTTCCTGAGCCGCTGGCTCGCGCCCGGCCCATCCCGTCAGACCGTCCGGCTCAGCGATGGCACAGGCTTCGCGACCGTGCGGCAATGTCGCGAGGGGCTCAAGATCGGGCCGATCATTGCCGAGCGGAGTGACGATGCGATGCGGCTGGCACGTGCCGCGGCGAACCGCTTTCCGACTGCGCCCGTCTCGATCGACCTGCCCGAGAGCAACGCGCCACTCAGGGCCCGTCTGTCGGAGTGCGGCTTCACCCCGGCTTTCGAGACGGCGCGCATGTATCGCGGCACCGCTCCGAAGACGACGGCATCCTTGCAGGCCATCGCAACGATGGAGCTTGGTTGA
- a CDS encoding GntR family transcriptional regulator, producing the protein MNDPLPAAPMPDTIANDLALAIHEHRLMPGTKLSEEELGEIYGVSRTIIRAALQRLAHDRLVELKRNRGAYVAQPTVREAREVFEARALLEPRTARSAAERITEDDLAALQRHIDEEHAAIDDGEAGRALFLSGQFHLEIARIADQATITEFITQLVARSSLIIALYWHRRGALCESHAHHALMRAFAERDADLAEELMKNHLLDLLSSLDLRNRTSAPASLREALGA; encoded by the coding sequence ATGAACGACCCGCTCCCCGCCGCCCCGATGCCCGATACGATCGCCAATGATCTGGCGCTCGCGATTCACGAGCATCGGCTGATGCCGGGCACAAAGCTGTCGGAAGAGGAGCTGGGGGAGATATACGGTGTCTCGCGGACCATCATCCGCGCCGCGCTGCAGCGGCTGGCCCATGACCGGCTGGTGGAACTCAAGCGCAACCGCGGGGCCTATGTCGCGCAGCCCACGGTGCGCGAGGCGCGCGAGGTGTTCGAGGCGCGCGCCCTGCTCGAGCCGCGCACCGCGCGCTCGGCCGCCGAGCGGATCACCGAGGACGACCTCGCGGCGCTTCAACGTCACATCGATGAAGAGCACGCGGCGATCGACGATGGCGAGGCGGGCCGGGCGCTCTTTCTCTCGGGGCAGTTCCATCTCGAGATCGCACGGATTGCCGATCAGGCCACGATCACCGAATTCATCACCCAGCTGGTCGCGCGGTCTTCGTTGATCATCGCGCTCTATTGGCACCGGCGCGGGGCGCTTTGCGAAAGCCACGCCCACCATGCCTTGATGCGCGCCTTCGCGGAACGCGATGCCGATTTGGCGGAGGAGCTGATGAAAAACCACCTTCTCGACCTCCTCAGCTCGCTCGACTTGCGAAACCGCACCTCCGCCCCTGCGAGCTTGAGGGAGGCGTTGGGGGCATGA
- a CDS encoding ABC transporter ATP-binding protein: MRTAHDLELVNLTKRYGDTVAVDAINHVFAPGSYVCLLGPSGCGKSSTLRMIAGHESVSEGAIRLNGVDISALPPAKRGTAMMFQNYALFPHLSVKDNVAFSLRMKGVDKTARHAKAMELLELVDMAHLSERLPTQLSGGQQQRVALARALVTEPEVLLLDEPLSALDPFLRVRMRAELKRLQRELGITFLHVTHGQDEALALADEVVVMNNAVIEQAGPAREVFNTPRTEFVARFMGGHNVVTLDGQLHAIRSDAVRLGPEGMPATVSAIEYQGDRVAVTAQAEGQEPIIALMSDEAFYSNDINPGEQVRLAWDEGRLHRLRA; encoded by the coding sequence ATGCGAACGGCACATGATCTCGAGCTGGTGAACCTGACGAAGCGCTACGGCGACACGGTCGCGGTGGACGCGATCAATCATGTCTTCGCGCCGGGCAGCTATGTCTGCCTGCTCGGTCCCTCGGGCTGCGGCAAGAGCTCGACCCTGCGGATGATCGCGGGCCATGAAAGCGTGAGCGAAGGCGCGATCCGCCTGAACGGCGTTGATATCTCCGCCCTGCCCCCGGCCAAGCGCGGCACGGCGATGATGTTTCAGAACTACGCGCTCTTTCCGCATCTCTCGGTCAAGGACAATGTCGCGTTCTCGCTGCGGATGAAGGGCGTCGACAAGACCGCGCGCCATGCCAAGGCGATGGAGCTTCTCGAACTCGTCGATATGGCGCATCTCTCCGAGCGTCTTCCCACGCAGCTCTCCGGTGGGCAGCAGCAACGCGTCGCGCTGGCGCGCGCGCTGGTCACCGAACCGGAAGTACTGCTTCTCGACGAACCGCTTTCCGCGCTCGACCCCTTCCTGCGGGTGCGGATGCGTGCCGAGCTCAAGCGGCTGCAGCGCGAGCTCGGCATCACCTTCCTTCATGTCACCCACGGGCAGGACGAGGCGCTCGCGCTCGCCGACGAGGTCGTGGTCATGAACAATGCCGTCATCGAACAGGCCGGACCCGCACGCGAGGTGTTCAACACGCCCCGGACCGAATTCGTGGCGCGCTTCATGGGCGGCCACAACGTGGTCACGCTCGACGGGCAGCTCCATGCGATCCGCTCGGATGCAGTGCGCCTTGGCCCCGAGGGGATGCCCGCGACGGTCAGTGCGATCGAATATCAGGGCGACCGCGTCGCGGTAACCGCCCAGGCCGAGGGCCAGGAACCGATCATCGCGCTGATGAGCGACGAGGCCTTCTATTCCAACGACATAAACCCGGGCGAGCAAGTGCGTCTTGCTTGGGATGAGGGGCGGCTGCACCGCCTCCGTGCCTGA
- a CDS encoding ABC transporter substrate-binding protein, with amino-acid sequence MSKTGYTRRSILKTGAAALGASAFPAPMIWAQEIKNITLRQFGTGVSNLNDVANKVKEDLGFTLEMTALDSDAVTQRAATQPDSFDIADIEYWICKKVWPTGNLQAMDTSKIKNYDKIVGIFKSGKLTPESEIAQGTAPSTVGFVEGPGGTTFADQETGWMTLIPTIYNADTLGIRPDLIGRPIESWTELLNPEFKGKASILDISSIGIMDMAMVCEAMGEIQYGDKGNMTREEIDKTMAIFTEAKKNGQFRAFWKTFDESVNLMASGEVVIQSMWSPAITAVKSRGIDCVYQPLKEGYRSWGGGLGLSKSLSGMELDAAYEYINWYLSGWVGGYLMRQGYYSAVPETSKDFMSDNEWGYWFEGKPATDVITSPTGDKLAEAGETRDGGSFYDRMGHVACWNAVMDENQYMVRKWNEFIAS; translated from the coding sequence ATGTCGAAAACCGGTTATACCCGCCGCTCGATTCTCAAGACCGGGGCGGCCGCGCTTGGCGCCTCCGCCTTCCCGGCGCCGATGATCTGGGCGCAGGAAATCAAGAACATCACGCTGCGCCAGTTCGGCACGGGCGTGTCGAACCTCAATGACGTGGCCAACAAGGTGAAGGAAGACCTTGGCTTCACGCTCGAGATGACCGCGCTCGATTCCGACGCGGTGACCCAGCGCGCGGCAACCCAGCCCGACAGCTTCGACATCGCCGATATCGAATACTGGATCTGCAAGAAGGTCTGGCCGACCGGCAACCTGCAGGCGATGGATACCTCGAAGATCAAGAATTACGACAAGATCGTCGGCATCTTCAAATCCGGCAAGCTGACGCCCGAGAGCGAGATCGCCCAAGGCACCGCGCCGTCGACCGTGGGCTTCGTCGAGGGCCCCGGCGGCACCACCTTCGCCGATCAGGAAACCGGCTGGATGACGCTGATCCCGACCATCTACAACGCCGACACGCTGGGCATCCGCCCCGACCTGATCGGGCGCCCGATCGAGAGTTGGACGGAACTGCTGAACCCCGAGTTCAAGGGCAAGGCTTCGATCCTCGACATCTCCTCGATCGGCATCATGGACATGGCCATGGTCTGCGAGGCGATGGGTGAGATCCAGTATGGCGACAAGGGCAACATGACCCGCGAAGAGATCGACAAGACCATGGCGATCTTCACCGAGGCGAAGAAGAACGGCCAGTTCCGTGCCTTCTGGAAGACCTTCGACGAGAGCGTGAACCTGATGGCCTCGGGCGAGGTCGTGATCCAGTCGATGTGGTCGCCCGCGATCACCGCGGTGAAATCGCGCGGCATCGATTGCGTCTACCAGCCTCTGAAAGAGGGCTATCGCAGCTGGGGCGGCGGTCTCGGCCTGTCGAAGTCGCTCTCGGGCATGGAGCTCGATGCGGCCTATGAATACATCAACTGGTATCTCTCGGGCTGGGTCGGCGGCTACCTGATGCGTCAGGGCTATTACTCGGCCGTGCCGGAAACCTCGAAGGACTTCATGTCCGACAACGAGTGGGGCTACTGGTTCGAAGGCAAGCCCGCGACGGATGTGATCACCAGCCCGACCGGCGACAAGCTGGCCGAAGCCGGCGAGACCCGCGACGGCGGCTCTTTCTACGACCGCATGGGCCATGTCGCGTGCTGGAACGCAGTGATGGACGAGAACCAGTACATGGTTCGCAAGTGGAACGAGTTCATCGCCTCGTGA
- a CDS encoding ABC transporter permease, with protein MKVTRETVTGWLQAAPLTVVLLGFLVAPIITIVIVSFWQATEFSIIPAFSLENYEFLFGSPVTYKVFAATFKYAFLTWAMTLAIGFTVAYYLAFHIRSQTMQIALFLLCTIPFWTSNIIRMISWIPFLGRNGIANQTLISWGVIDQPLEWLLYSDFSVILAFVHLYTLFMVVPIFNTMMRIDRNLIEAARDNGASGFQTLVHVIIPLTKPGIMIGTIFVLTLVMGDFITVRFMSGSQRANVGRLISNDIALLQYPSAAATAVVLLCTVLIVIGILLRFVNIRKEL; from the coding sequence ATGAAAGTGACCCGCGAGACGGTGACGGGATGGTTGCAGGCGGCGCCCCTGACGGTGGTGTTGCTGGGCTTTCTGGTCGCGCCGATCATTACCATCGTGATCGTCAGCTTCTGGCAGGCGACCGAGTTTTCGATCATCCCCGCCTTCAGTCTTGAGAATTACGAGTTCCTGTTCGGCTCGCCGGTGACCTACAAGGTCTTCGCCGCGACCTTCAAATACGCCTTCCTGACCTGGGCGATGACGCTCGCGATCGGTTTCACCGTCGCCTATTACCTCGCCTTTCACATCCGCAGCCAGACGATGCAGATCGCGCTGTTTTTGCTGTGCACGATCCCGTTCTGGACCTCGAACATCATTCGCATGATCTCGTGGATCCCGTTCCTCGGGCGCAACGGGATTGCGAACCAGACGCTGATTTCATGGGGCGTGATCGACCAGCCGCTGGAGTGGCTGCTCTATTCCGATTTCTCGGTGATCCTCGCCTTCGTGCATCTCTACACGCTGTTCATGGTGGTGCCGATCTTCAACACGATGATGCGGATCGACCGCAACCTGATCGAGGCGGCGCGCGACAACGGTGCGAGCGGGTTCCAGACGCTGGTCCATGTGATCATCCCGCTGACCAAACCCGGCATCATGATCGGCACGATCTTCGTGCTGACGCTGGTGATGGGCGATTTCATTACCGTGCGGTTCATGTCCGGGTCGCAGCGGGCCAATGTGGGGCGGCTGATTTCCAACGATATCGCGCTGCTGCAATACCCCTCCGCGGCCGCCACGGCGGTGGTGCTGCTGTGTACCGTGCTGATCGTGATCGGGATCCTGCTGCGCTTCGTCAACATCCGCAAGGAGCTCTGA
- a CDS encoding ABC transporter permease — MEKRPRSFYVLTVIFALFVLFLYGPTITIGILSFQGPEGGLTFPMRGVSLNWFHELFQQQAVGDIWGAFRRSFMLGLLVMVTTVVVSVMAGLAFRKKFPGSGILFYLTIASLVIPSILISLGVGLIFNQLGLKVHWATSGFGSQLTWTLPFGLLIMFAVFNRFDKSFEEAARDQGASAWQTIRFVVLPIIAPSLIGVALFGFTLSYDEFARTLLTAGSYNTLPLEIFGMTTNVTTPVVYALGTLTTMFSLLIIGAFLVAAWIMARRRARLGSDAGKGV; from the coding sequence ATGGAGAAACGCCCGCGCAGCTTCTACGTCCTGACCGTCATCTTCGCGCTTTTCGTGCTGTTCCTTTACGGGCCGACGATCACCATCGGCATCCTGAGCTTTCAGGGCCCCGAGGGCGGGCTGACCTTCCCGATGCGGGGCGTGTCGCTCAACTGGTTCCACGAGCTGTTCCAGCAGCAGGCCGTGGGCGATATCTGGGGCGCGTTCCGGCGGTCCTTCATGCTCGGCCTGCTGGTCATGGTGACGACGGTCGTCGTCTCGGTCATGGCGGGCCTCGCATTCCGCAAGAAATTCCCGGGCTCCGGCATTCTGTTCTACCTGACGATCGCCTCGCTGGTGATCCCCTCGATCCTGATCTCGCTGGGCGTGGGGCTGATCTTCAACCAGCTCGGGCTAAAGGTGCATTGGGCGACCTCGGGCTTCGGCTCACAGCTGACATGGACGCTGCCCTTCGGTCTTCTGATCATGTTCGCCGTCTTCAACCGTTTCGACAAAAGCTTCGAGGAGGCCGCGCGCGATCAGGGTGCGAGCGCATGGCAGACGATCCGTTTCGTCGTGCTGCCGATCATCGCGCCGTCGCTGATCGGGGTGGCTCTGTTCGGCTTCACGCTGAGCTATGATGAATTCGCGCGCACGCTGTTGACGGCGGGCAGCTACAACACGCTTCCGCTCGAGATCTTCGGGATGACGACGAATGTGACGACGCCCGTGGTCTATGCCCTGGGCACGCTGACCACGATGTTTTCGCTTCTGATCATCGGGGCGTTCTTGGTCGCCGCCTGGATCATGGCACGGCGGCGCGCACGGCTCGGCTCGGATGCCGGGAAAGGCGTTTGA
- a CDS encoding aspartate/glutamate racemase family protein, with protein MRILYINPNSTASMTDQIVGIARAALPDAEIVGWTNAEGPPAIEGPEDGAHAVIGLKKLLPEAKGIGADLIVIACFDDTGLEELRAAAHCPVIGIGQAAYVIGALAFGAFSVVTTLPVSVPVLEENIAQYGLAGACIAVRASGVPVLAVEEGSEPVRARLSEEIAEAGKEGARAVAMGCAGMSHLRADLFERTRVPLIDGVIASAHLARAIRATLN; from the coding sequence ATGCGCATTCTCTACATCAACCCGAATTCGACGGCGTCGATGACCGATCAGATCGTGGGCATCGCGCGGGCAGCACTACCTGACGCCGAGATCGTCGGCTGGACGAATGCGGAAGGGCCGCCCGCCATTGAGGGGCCCGAGGATGGTGCGCATGCCGTGATCGGGCTGAAGAAACTGTTGCCGGAGGCGAAGGGGATTGGCGCCGATCTGATCGTGATCGCCTGTTTCGACGATACTGGGCTCGAGGAGCTGCGCGCCGCCGCGCATTGCCCGGTGATCGGGATCGGTCAGGCCGCCTATGTGATCGGCGCGCTCGCCTTCGGGGCGTTCTCGGTGGTGACCACGTTGCCGGTATCCGTGCCGGTCCTCGAGGAGAATATCGCGCAGTACGGGCTTGCGGGCGCGTGCATCGCGGTGCGCGCGAGTGGCGTGCCGGTGCTGGCCGTCGAAGAGGGATCAGAGCCGGTCCGCGCGCGCCTCTCCGAGGAGATCGCCGAAGCCGGGAAGGAAGGCGCACGGGCTGTTGCGATGGGATGCGCAGGCATGTCGCATTTGCGCGCCGATCTCTTCGAGAGAACCCGCGTTCCGCTGATCGACGGGGTCATCGCCTCGGCGCATCTGGCGCGGGCGATCCGGGCGACCCTGAATTGA